The Polyangium spumosum region TCCGCGCACGGGGAGCGTGGTGTTCGTCCGGCGAAACGAGGCGGACATCGACGTGCGCGTCGCCAGCGGCTCGGCGCGCGTCTCCTGGCCCGCAGGCTCGCGCGAGCTCGCGGGCGGCGACGGGCTCGAGGCCGTCCCGATGATCACGATCGCCGAGGTCGCGCACGATCCACAGAACCACGATCCGCGTCGCGCGCCTCGCGCGATCGCGCCCATGCCGCGCGAGATCTCCGCGCGTCCGCTCACCTTGCCGCTCCGGCCCGAGGCCGAGGCCGTGGCGATCGCGGCGCCCGACTGGCGCGCCAAGTACAACGCCGGCGAGCTCGCCCAGGCCCTCGAGCTCTTGCGCCAGCAGCCCGGTGGGATCGAAGGCGCCATCGCGGCCGCGCGCAGCGCCGGCGAGCTCGTCGTGATCGGCGACATCGCTCGCGCCAAGGGCGGAGATCCCTCCGCCGCGTTGCTCGCGCTCACCCGCGTCGTCGAGAACTTCCCGAGTGATCCCTACGCGGAGATCGCGGCCTACACGCTCGGCGGCATGTACGAGAAGATGGGGCAAGCCGATCAAGCGCAAAAGTACTTCGAGCGCGCCCGGAGCCTCAAAGGTGTCCTCGCCGAGGACGCCGCCTGCAAGCAGATCCGCGCCGAGCACCGCGCCGGTCGGAAGGATGAGACGGCGCGGATGGGCACGGAGTATTTGAGCAAGTACCCCGATGGCCGGTGCAAGGAAGACGTGGAGCGTATTCTCTCGGGCGAGGAGCCCGCGCAAGAGGAGCCCCAAGCTTCACCGGACGCGGGAGCAGGCGACGCAAGCGCTCCCTGAGACGCGATCGGCGTGGCGCTCGAGCGCCGCGGGCGCAGCGCTCGCCGTCCTCGCGACGCTCGCCCCGAGCGAGGTCCGCGCCGAGGGCCCCGCGCCCGCGCCGACCACGCCCGCGCCGGCCTCCACGGCCCCGCGCCGCGTCGAGGTGCGCCTGT contains the following coding sequences:
- a CDS encoding FecR domain-containing protein, whose product is MTRRVVPPLRPQDLRDHAVPARIDRVWERLEHELPGREPERSRWTGTLIAVAAATIGAFCAGLYVGTSKSSSGVPTEVHAIATENDATPSVLAAGSRQASYPLPGGGTLTLSPGTTVEVERGEGESLTLRLLRGEASVDTDSAPRAADLAVVAEGASLHPRTGSVVFVRRNEADIDVRVASGSARVSWPAGSRELAGGDGLEAVPMITIAEVAHDPQNHDPRRAPRAIAPMPREISARPLTLPLRPEAEAVAIAAPDWRAKYNAGELAQALELLRQQPGGIEGAIAAARSAGELVVIGDIARAKGGDPSAALLALTRVVENFPSDPYAEIAAYTLGGMYEKMGQADQAQKYFERARSLKGVLAEDAACKQIRAEHRAGRKDETARMGTEYLSKYPDGRCKEDVERILSGEEPAQEEPQASPDAGAGDASAP